One segment of Bacillus sp. 2205SS5-2 DNA contains the following:
- a CDS encoding IS4 family transposase, with protein MDKNTTKSTINELVNVLSEKKFLQIINVPDVDRYVKKLTAYRFFQLFVIAQLNELRSLNRLAKKAKNKKELQLFIEIDTIGASQLSRKQGSLSPDSFEKVFHHLVFKIQGKVNKNHPIFRDIGRLHVIDSSTMTMSFSEYPWATYQKTKAGVRLHLRVVVTKELTVPDKAVLLPATHSDRSQMEELIEIDSDAIQLFDRGYNDYKQYDRLCDHGIRFITRLKKNAKVEVLNERVPDPENHIFQDQEVYLGDVQNDTKMQNSLRLIRTKDSEENEIILLTNCFELSAKEVGNLYRYRWKIETFFKWMKQHLKIKTFYGKSQNAVYTQIWIALITYCLQVLLQLKLHHEGPLLDIKTTLQDLLFDPIEVFIRSLFRKPTRDSKGRKKYDWEKEFQFIVRQFEEGKVIHLDSLTYDSMF; from the coding sequence ATGGATAAGAATACCACAAAATCCACAATAAATGAACTAGTAAATGTTTTAAGCGAAAAGAAATTTTTACAGATTATTAACGTGCCGGATGTTGATCGCTATGTCAAAAAGTTAACTGCCTATAGATTTTTTCAACTCTTTGTTATTGCCCAATTGAATGAATTGAGAAGTTTAAATCGTTTGGCGAAAAAGGCAAAAAACAAGAAAGAACTTCAACTTTTTATTGAGATTGACACCATAGGTGCTTCTCAACTTTCTCGAAAGCAGGGTTCTCTTTCTCCTGATTCGTTTGAAAAGGTTTTTCATCATCTTGTCTTTAAGATCCAAGGAAAGGTTAATAAAAACCATCCTATTTTTCGTGATATTGGTCGCCTTCATGTGATTGATTCCTCTACGATGACCATGAGTTTTAGTGAATACCCTTGGGCAACTTACCAGAAGACAAAGGCAGGGGTTCGACTCCATTTACGCGTGGTCGTAACGAAAGAACTCACCGTTCCGGATAAGGCTGTTTTATTACCTGCGACACACTCCGATCGATCACAAATGGAGGAACTAATCGAAATCGATTCCGACGCCATTCAATTATTTGATCGAGGGTACAATGATTATAAACAGTATGATCGTCTTTGTGATCATGGTATTCGATTCATTACCCGATTAAAGAAAAATGCCAAGGTTGAAGTGCTGAATGAACGTGTGCCTGATCCAGAAAATCATATTTTTCAAGATCAAGAAGTTTATTTAGGTGATGTTCAAAATGACACGAAAATGCAAAATTCCTTGCGTCTTATTCGCACCAAAGATAGCGAAGAAAACGAAATCATCCTCTTAACCAACTGTTTCGAATTATCGGCTAAAGAAGTAGGTAATTTGTATCGTTATCGTTGGAAAATAGAGACCTTTTTTAAGTGGATGAAACAACATCTGAAAATCAAAACGTTCTATGGAAAGAGTCAAAATGCCGTTTATACTCAAATTTGGATCGCTTTAATTACGTATTGCTTACAAGTTTTATTGCAATTGAAATTACACCATGAGGGTCCACTACTTGATATCAAAACAACCCTTCAGGACCTCCTTTTCGATCCTATAGAAGTATTCATTCGTTCTCTCTTTCGAAAACCTACAAGAGATTCAAAAGGTCGAAAAAAGTATGACTGGGAGAAGGAATTTCAGTTCATTGTAAGGCAATTCGAGGAAGGGAAGGTGATTCATTTAGATTCCCTAACCTACGATTCGATGTTCTAA